Proteins from one Bacillota bacterium genomic window:
- a CDS encoding nicotinate phosphoribosyltransferase, with protein MVDRETDGVRELKSLADVDAVKVSPAGRLFSASHEEIRMGLTTDIYFIRTREILDKLGLADAPVVAEIFPRRPGVLAGVEETLNLLRNKAISVWSLEEGQQFESKEVVMRIEGPYSEFGIFETPILGILASSSGWATAAREVKRAAGDKQVICFGARHVHPAVASILERSAVIGGADGASCILAAKLLGRKPMGTVPHAVFLIVGDSVKVAEAYDEFMPDDAPRIILVDTFKDEAEESLRVAEALKERLAGVRLDTPGERGGVTPDLVREVRLRLEQAGFGHVQVLVSGGLTPERITQLIEAGASAFGVGSYISQAPPIDMTLDLKEVNGKPIAKRGRIPGRIPNPRLRLVKGDCK; from the coding sequence ATGGTGGATCGGGAAACAGATGGGGTTCGTGAATTGAAATCCTTGGCAGATGTTGACGCGGTAAAAGTGTCTCCTGCGGGCAGGTTATTTTCTGCAAGCCATGAAGAGATAAGGATGGGGCTCACCACCGACATATATTTTATAAGGACCAGGGAAATATTGGACAAGCTGGGACTTGCGGACGCTCCTGTGGTAGCCGAGATCTTCCCGAGAAGGCCCGGGGTTTTGGCTGGCGTGGAAGAGACGCTCAATTTGCTGCGAAATAAGGCTATAAGTGTTTGGTCTTTGGAGGAAGGCCAGCAATTTGAATCAAAGGAAGTAGTAATGCGGATTGAGGGGCCATATAGCGAATTCGGGATTTTCGAAACTCCTATTCTGGGGATTCTCGCATCATCTAGCGGTTGGGCCACGGCGGCGAGGGAGGTCAAAAGGGCGGCGGGCGACAAGCAGGTGATTTGCTTTGGGGCGCGCCATGTGCATCCTGCAGTGGCTTCCATTCTGGAACGATCTGCAGTGATAGGCGGAGCTGATGGGGCAAGTTGCATACTCGCCGCGAAGCTTCTGGGACGGAAGCCCATGGGCACGGTCCCCCACGCAGTCTTTCTGATAGTCGGTGATTCTGTCAAGGTGGCAGAGGCGTATGATGAATTCATGCCAGATGATGCGCCACGTATTATTCTGGTGGACACTTTCAAGGACGAGGCTGAAGAATCCTTGCGGGTTGCGGAGGCCCTGAAAGAGCGGCTTGCCGGCGTGAGGCTCGATACTCCAGGGGAACGTGGTGGCGTGACGCCGGATCTGGTGCGCGAAGTGCGTCTCAGACTTGAACAGGCGGGTTTTGGTCATGTGCAGGTGTTGGTATCAGGCGGGCTCACACCAGAGAGGATCACTCAACTGATAGAGGCTGGCGCCTCAGCCTTCGGGGTGGGAAGCTACATATCCCAGGCGCCGCCGATCGATATGACACTTGACCTCAAAGAGGTAAATGGCAAACCCATCGCCAAGAGGGGCAGGATTCCGGGGAGAATTCCAAACCCCAGGCTGCGGCTGGTCAAGGGCGATTGTAAATGA
- a CDS encoding lytic transglycosylase domain-containing protein — MIVIWRRRFVGILLASLLLLSLFHLIRESRWFARWLYPIKYRTEIFHCSVEHNIDPFLISAIINVESRFYPLARSPRGARGLMQIMPETGLWVAQILEFEKFSPDTLYDPLVNIRIGSWYLSSLQREFNGELTVALAAYNAGHGIVREWLDKGIWDGTEEKLDNIPYQETRKYVRRVLYTYRIYRWAYRGAWENTASPGYAHIALFSGFLHSP; from the coding sequence TTGATCGTAATTTGGCGAAGGCGTTTTGTCGGCATACTGCTGGCAAGTTTGCTGTTGCTCTCTCTTTTCCACCTCATTCGAGAATCAAGGTGGTTTGCAAGGTGGCTCTACCCGATCAAATATAGGACAGAGATCTTTCATTGCTCTGTGGAGCATAATATCGATCCTTTCCTCATATCAGCCATTATCAATGTGGAGAGTAGATTCTATCCACTCGCCAGATCCCCCAGGGGAGCCAGAGGGCTCATGCAAATAATGCCTGAGACGGGCCTGTGGGTTGCCCAGATTTTAGAATTTGAGAAATTCTCGCCAGATACTCTTTATGACCCGCTGGTGAATATCAGGATAGGAAGCTGGTATTTAAGTTCCCTTCAGCGTGAATTTAACGGGGAATTAACAGTGGCTCTGGCCGCATATAACGCGGGCCATGGAATTGTAAGAGAATGGCTAGATAAGGGCATATGGGACGGTACCGAAGAGAAATTAGACAATATTCCTTACCAGGAAACTAGGAAATATGTGCGTAGGGTACTATATACATATCGGATCTATAGATGGGCATATCGGGGGGCGTGGGAGAATACAGCGTCGCCTGGATATGCGCACATTGCCTTGTTTTCTGGTTTCCTTCATAGTCCTTAA
- the coaE gene encoding dephospho-CoA kinase (Dephospho-CoA kinase (CoaE) performs the final step in coenzyme A biosynthesis.): protein MRFAGSGLLVIGLTGGIGSGKSMVARMFSELGAEVIDVDKVARELQEPGQPALQEIRSEFGPDVIGPDGRLKRRVLGRMVFGNPSALRKLNQIMFPKLYSEVQRRLDCYRSQMAESYHADKLGNPASDFIGDLISDSTPSTSASIPTSRLAAVVIDAAILFDAGMDKLVDVVIVVRADDDVRVRRLMERNGYSAEEALRRMHSQTGQVELCQRADYVIENSGSLEETRQQTIRIWKEIMKYNGRIV from the coding sequence TTGAGATTCGCTGGATCCGGTCTTTTGGTCATCGGGCTCACTGGAGGCATCGGTTCCGGGAAGAGCATGGTGGCCAGGATGTTTTCAGAACTGGGCGCAGAGGTAATTGACGTAGATAAGGTTGCAAGGGAGCTGCAGGAGCCCGGCCAGCCCGCGCTTCAGGAAATTCGTTCTGAATTTGGGCCCGATGTCATCGGCCCCGATGGACGGCTCAAACGTAGAGTCCTTGGCAGAATGGTCTTCGGCAATCCGTCAGCCCTCAGAAAACTTAACCAGATCATGTTTCCGAAACTCTATTCGGAAGTGCAAAGACGGCTGGATTGTTACAGATCTCAGATGGCTGAGTCGTATCACGCAGACAAATTGGGAAATCCGGCATCTGACTTTATCGGGGATCTAATATCTGATTCCACGCCTTCTACGTCCGCGTCGATTCCGACATCTCGCCTCGCGGCGGTTGTTATCGATGCTGCCATTCTGTTCGATGCGGGAATGGACAAGCTTGTCGATGTTGTCATAGTTGTCCGCGCAGATGATGACGTGAGAGTCCGGCGGCTGATGGAAAGGAACGGATATTCGGCGGAAGAAGCGCTCCGCAGGATGCATTCTCAAACCGGTCAGGTTGAACTATGCCAACGGGCGGACTATGTTATAGAGAATTCCGGTTCCCTTGAAGAGACAAGACAACAGACGATACGAATCTGGAAAGAGATCATGAAATATAATGGCCGAATCGTATAG
- a CDS encoding NCS2 family permease: MSLNDILAALGVVLNGIPQGLLALSFGFAAMPSALAFIIGMIGVIAFNSVAPISFQAETITIAGRIGKNMPERLTAIFLEGIIMALLGTFGLLETIVHLIGPQITNAMMAGVGIMLAFVAIDMGMTDRMIGVVSVTVAILVWVATRSLVHTIVWSVVVSSIAGRLVKFEPVQHDESRERIKLQPLIWRFWENPTVIRGALALSMLNIGANITFGKLTGQLAGANVNVDHLSIYSSLADMASSLFGGSPVESIISATADAPHPVLAGVLMMGIFAIILLLRLLPKIGHYVPRASIAGFLLVLGAIVTLPVNMQLAFNGVEIQSPMAAVLGLTAVVTAKFDPFSGMVAGLVLKGLFMLVGLM; encoded by the coding sequence ATGTCTCTCAACGATATACTCGCAGCATTAGGAGTGGTATTGAACGGAATACCTCAGGGTCTTCTGGCGCTGAGTTTCGGATTCGCCGCCATGCCCAGCGCGCTCGCATTTATCATAGGAATGATAGGCGTCATCGCATTCAATTCCGTGGCTCCAATTTCATTTCAGGCTGAGACTATTACCATCGCCGGACGAATAGGGAAAAATATGCCGGAGAGGCTCACTGCCATCTTTCTTGAAGGCATAATCATGGCGCTGCTTGGGACTTTTGGCCTTCTTGAGACCATCGTCCACCTCATCGGACCTCAGATAACCAATGCAATGATGGCCGGTGTTGGCATAATGTTAGCATTTGTGGCGATTGATATGGGAATGACCGATCGTATGATAGGTGTGGTTTCGGTAACGGTGGCTATCCTGGTCTGGGTGGCTACAAGAAGCCTGGTTCATACCATTGTATGGTCCGTAGTTGTGAGTAGCATAGCCGGGCGCCTTGTCAAATTTGAGCCTGTCCAACATGATGAGAGTAGAGAGCGAATCAAACTACAGCCCCTTATATGGCGTTTCTGGGAAAATCCAACGGTGATAAGGGGGGCCCTGGCTCTATCGATGCTTAATATTGGAGCAAATATCACATTCGGCAAACTGACAGGCCAGTTGGCTGGCGCCAATGTGAATGTAGACCATCTCTCCATCTATTCTTCACTTGCAGATATGGCGTCCTCCCTTTTTGGAGGCTCGCCTGTGGAGAGCATAATTTCGGCGACTGCTGATGCCCCGCACCCGGTGCTTGCCGGCGTCCTGATGATGGGGATCTTCGCCATAATCTTGCTCCTGAGACTCCTGCCCAAGATCGGCCATTATGTGCCGCGAGCAAGCATTGCCGGTTTTCTTTTGGTCTTGGGCGCCATCGTCACATTGCCTGTCAATATGCAACTGGCATTCAATGGCGTAGAGATTCAAAGTCCTATGGCCGCTGTACTCGGCTTGACAGCGGTGGTAACGGCCAAATTCGATCCATTCTCAGGCATGGTCGCAGGCCTGGTCCTAAAGGGACTCTTCATGTTGGTGGGTCTGATGTAA
- a CDS encoding adenine phosphoribosyltransferase (Catalyzes a salvage reaction resulting in the formation of AMP, that is energically less costly than de novo synthesis) has product MLYTGQKYYDLEICGLKRRLPIVKVGDNLWIASFVMLGDVQLVNICAGSLAARLSAFDFDIMMGPEAKVVPLLQVLATFMAHTRYVVCRKSLKAYMENPLWVEVESITTKGIQRLVLDGPDVELIRGRRVAIVDDVVSTGGSLKGVEELIRKAGGEVAARACVLKEGSDYAGDLIYLGELPTFSK; this is encoded by the coding sequence ATGCTGTATACTGGACAAAAGTACTATGATCTTGAAATATGTGGTCTGAAACGACGACTTCCAATAGTGAAAGTGGGCGACAATCTGTGGATAGCATCCTTTGTGATGCTGGGAGATGTTCAGCTGGTAAACATATGCGCAGGAAGTCTTGCTGCCAGGCTTTCAGCATTCGACTTTGACATAATGATGGGACCGGAAGCCAAGGTGGTCCCATTATTGCAGGTTCTAGCCACATTCATGGCGCACACGAGATATGTCGTCTGTCGTAAGAGCCTAAAGGCCTATATGGAAAACCCCCTCTGGGTCGAGGTAGAATCAATAACTACAAAAGGAATCCAACGGCTGGTGCTGGATGGACCGGATGTAGAACTAATACGAGGGAGACGGGTAGCCATCGTAGATGATGTGGTATCAACAGGCGGAAGCCTTAAGGGGGTAGAGGAACTCATCCGGAAAGCCGGCGGAGAAGTAGCCGCCCGGGCTTGCGTTCTCAAAGAAGGAAGCGACTATGCTGGCGACCTCATATATCTTGGAGAATTGCCAACGTTCAGCAAGTAA
- a CDS encoding nucleotidyltransferase domain-containing protein, with amino-acid sequence MQAKSKEAARYLKERYGVSQVYLFGSLARGRIHGRSDIDIMVLGAPKEHRMRLAAEVDQLVSPFTSHILFGDEVGKRMLRSVMARGVRIE; translated from the coding sequence ATGCAGGCTAAATCGAAAGAAGCAGCCAGATACCTGAAGGAACGATATGGCGTGAGTCAGGTCTATCTTTTTGGTTCTCTTGCCCGCGGACGGATCCACGGAAGATCAGACATCGACATTATGGTCCTAGGGGCGCCAAAGGAGCACCGTATGAGACTTGCTGCAGAAGTTGATCAATTGGTCTCTCCTTTTACAAGCCATATATTGTTCGGCGACGAGGTTGGTAAGAGGATGCTGCGTTCGGTAATGGCAAGAGGGGTGAGGATTGAATGA
- a CDS encoding PDZ domain-containing protein: MFGTALRPGTVFIIIGMILGAGATARAGEVLLQPNQALLQPYQSLLQHEQMLEDLRYLSTTLKEAHPALADRAAQQDFAARSEALSSQLRNPLPAWEFFAIANKLVNSLQDAHTRLLPPSEGLLPVHLTWVEDGLVVTRVLDPSLPVLKGDELISLGGHTPDQLLEDLSLWIPHGNPYWVKALSGQYLQNPLVLRGLGLITPSGTVQIMVRRPNPAASGQSTSSPLISAEVPLWGRFTVVQTSMVTDATTGRTFSPAAEAGLQPGDQILSAGGNPIHSSDDLARAIQQYGRDGRNLPLEVLRRGQRIMISVRPAATREPGASAQTQLVYRIGASLGQPLVPTRPWFGWKIDQPHGYGLFWLDECNDTKEYRQAVEQFFAAVRKEGIQRIAIDLRLNGGGNSMVINAFLKHLPYKDLRAGYRCTRFSTQFSQQRGLGVRILTYLGQTLFPGHWMPVWKAPADQLFQGQVYVLTSWNTFSSATDFAALLSDNHIAQIVGEPTGGAPTQYGDILNFRLPNTGWYFNVSTTRFIRPDPTRPGESVYPDIPIPTKMRDIREGRDPVLEWLKASYDGPKSISMSSSRESASLISRSF, encoded by the coding sequence ATGTTTGGAACCGCGCTCCGGCCAGGAACTGTTTTTATAATTATTGGAATGATATTGGGAGCAGGGGCTACGGCAAGAGCTGGAGAAGTGCTGCTGCAACCCAATCAGGCGCTACTACAACCTTATCAGAGTCTACTGCAGCACGAACAGATGCTGGAAGACCTTAGATACCTATCCACCACCCTCAAGGAAGCTCACCCAGCCCTGGCTGACCGCGCGGCTCAGCAGGATTTTGCAGCCCGTAGTGAGGCATTGTCATCCCAATTGCGAAATCCCTTACCAGCCTGGGAGTTTTTCGCCATAGCCAATAAATTGGTCAACTCTCTACAGGATGCGCATACACGCCTGTTGCCCCCATCCGAGGGACTCCTCCCAGTGCATCTTACATGGGTCGAAGACGGCCTGGTGGTGACCAGAGTTCTGGATCCTTCCCTTCCCGTGCTCAAAGGAGACGAGCTCATCAGTCTAGGCGGCCATACACCTGATCAGCTTTTGGAAGACCTGAGTCTCTGGATCCCGCATGGAAATCCATACTGGGTCAAGGCGCTCAGTGGCCAATATTTGCAAAACCCCCTCGTCTTGCGGGGTCTTGGCTTGATCACGCCGTCAGGTACGGTCCAGATTATGGTTCGTCGTCCAAACCCAGCAGCTTCCGGACAATCTACATCGAGTCCTCTTATCTCCGCGGAGGTCCCTCTGTGGGGCAGGTTTACCGTAGTCCAGACCAGCATGGTCACTGATGCCACCACGGGTCGCACTTTCTCGCCTGCGGCTGAAGCTGGCTTGCAGCCTGGAGACCAGATCCTATCGGCTGGCGGCAACCCCATCCATTCATCTGACGACCTGGCCCGGGCGATCCAGCAATATGGACGCGACGGCCGAAATCTGCCATTGGAAGTGCTGCGCCGCGGTCAGCGAATTATGATCTCTGTACGTCCCGCGGCCACGCGCGAACCCGGCGCTTCCGCACAAACACAACTGGTCTATCGAATTGGTGCCAGTCTCGGCCAGCCTCTGGTCCCAACACGCCCCTGGTTTGGCTGGAAGATCGACCAGCCACATGGCTATGGACTTTTCTGGCTTGATGAATGCAACGATACGAAAGAATACCGCCAGGCCGTGGAGCAATTTTTCGCGGCCGTCCGCAAAGAAGGCATTCAAAGGATCGCCATTGACCTGCGACTCAATGGTGGCGGCAACAGCATGGTCATAAATGCCTTCCTGAAACATCTGCCATATAAAGACCTGCGGGCCGGCTACAGGTGTACTCGATTTTCCACGCAATTTTCTCAGCAGCGGGGCCTTGGAGTCCGCATCTTGACATATCTGGGACAGACTCTGTTCCCCGGACACTGGATGCCCGTTTGGAAGGCGCCAGCGGATCAACTCTTCCAGGGACAGGTCTATGTCCTAACCTCATGGAATACCTTTAGTTCCGCCACAGACTTTGCCGCCCTTCTGTCTGATAATCACATAGCGCAAATCGTGGGAGAACCTACAGGCGGAGCTCCCACCCAATATGGGGATATTCTCAATTTCAGGCTACCTAATACAGGCTGGTATTTCAATGTGTCGACAACTCGCTTCATCCGGCCGGATCCGACCCGTCCAGGAGAGTCGGTATATCCAGACATCCCAATCCCCACAAAGATGCGTGACATTCGGGAAGGCCGTGACCCGGTGCTTGAATGGCTCAAAGCCTCCTACGACGGGCCTAAGAGTATATCAATGTCATCGTCGCGTGAATCAGCTAGTTTGATCTCCAGATCGTTCTGA
- a CDS encoding IS701 family transposase — protein sequence MSAPIIVPRDKRLVKFFMAIGLQVILSKPQIAYFLYIVAGIIGGNGRLTISNIHRATTVPRAISNTTRFLGQSPWDDTLVNRYRKEYVVERFQRQVRPGTVGFFMIDDTTMAKDKDTRHIEGLDFHFSHLDGKTVWSHQVVSSHCKIGDFSLPMDYSIYLREEYCEKHGLEFKSKIDIAIEQINDFKALPGVRTYLLLDKWYTCQKVIEAGWSRGMHTIGATKTNRIIYPKGIRISIADFAKHIRKRDLDTVTVDGKRYDVYRHEGKAGKIDNAVVLMCWEGGYDKQDGPFCILCTDVELESGKVIAYYSERWDIETGYRYFKDRLGFDHYQVRSLRAIQRFWCAVFMAYTYLELYRVENKGRFRNLGEAIDAYRQGNARRVAKFVYEAALNGQSLTSIYRSLGLAA from the coding sequence ATGTCTGCACCAATTATCGTACCAAGAGATAAGCGTTTGGTCAAGTTCTTTATGGCAATAGGCTTGCAGGTTATTTTATCCAAACCTCAGATCGCCTATTTTCTATACATCGTGGCAGGCATAATCGGTGGCAATGGCCGCCTCACCATATCAAATATCCATCGTGCTACGACGGTCCCAAGGGCCATTTCCAATACTACAAGATTCCTTGGACAGTCGCCTTGGGATGACACCTTGGTCAACAGATACCGAAAGGAGTATGTCGTAGAACGATTTCAAAGGCAAGTAAGGCCTGGCACGGTTGGGTTCTTTATGATTGATGATACAACCATGGCTAAAGATAAAGATACCAGGCATATTGAGGGACTCGATTTTCATTTCTCGCATCTTGATGGCAAAACCGTTTGGAGCCATCAGGTAGTCTCGTCCCATTGCAAGATTGGAGATTTCTCTTTGCCTATGGATTATTCGATCTATCTGCGAGAAGAGTACTGCGAAAAACATGGGCTCGAGTTTAAGAGCAAGATCGATATTGCCATCGAACAGATAAATGATTTCAAGGCTTTACCCGGTGTAAGGACTTATCTTCTGCTCGACAAATGGTATACCTGTCAAAAGGTAATTGAGGCCGGGTGGTCAAGGGGAATGCATACAATAGGGGCTACAAAGACCAATCGAATCATATATCCCAAGGGGATCCGTATATCCATTGCCGATTTCGCCAAGCACATCAGGAAAAGAGATCTCGACACGGTCACAGTCGATGGTAAGCGTTATGATGTGTATCGTCATGAGGGCAAAGCTGGCAAGATAGATAATGCAGTGGTCCTCATGTGCTGGGAAGGTGGCTATGATAAGCAGGATGGACCATTCTGCATTCTGTGCACGGATGTGGAACTGGAAAGTGGCAAGGTCATAGCTTACTACTCGGAACGTTGGGATATAGAGACTGGGTATAGGTATTTCAAGGACCGGTTAGGGTTTGACCACTACCAGGTTCGGTCACTTAGGGCGATTCAAAGGTTCTGGTGTGCAGTGTTCATGGCTTATACCTATCTGGAGCTGTACCGGGTTGAGAACAAGGGAAGGTTCAGGAATCTTGGGGAGGCGATAGATGCTTACAGACAAGGTAATGCCCGTAGGGTTGCTAAGTTTGTATATGAAGCAGCCCTCAATGGGCAATCCCTCACGAGCATATACCGGAGTCTGGGTTTGGCTGCATGA
- a CDS encoding EamA family transporter — MPALFAILFAAAVWGASFISTKSLLISGLTPVQIAFVRFSIACMILVGLQILHGTGKWERPSNENPSKPPYNGRIRMMVGGIIGIPVYFLLETPACALPRPAQHPSSLEPCRSSMHLS, encoded by the coding sequence ATGCCTGCATTATTCGCAATTCTCTTCGCTGCCGCTGTGTGGGGCGCCTCATTTATCAGCACAAAATCTCTTTTGATCTCTGGACTTACGCCCGTTCAGATTGCATTTGTGAGGTTCAGCATAGCATGCATGATCCTCGTCGGGCTTCAGATTCTGCATGGAACAGGAAAGTGGGAGCGGCCCTCAAATGAGAATCCCTCGAAACCTCCTTACAACGGTAGAATCCGAATGATGGTCGGCGGAATCATCGGCATTCCTGTATATTTCCTACTGGAAACACCGGCCTGCGCTTTACCGCGGCCAGCACAGCATCCCTCATCACTGGAACCGTGCCGGTCATCAATGCACTTGTCCTAG
- a CDS encoding DMT family transporter, whose protein sequence is MPVINALVLVLLLHSKISSSQWAGIVLSCFGVYVVTQADLAASISGHAMLGNFLILLSSCSWVAYTIINKPLLDYYDRLTLNAYQNVIGIICLIPFALHDGMPTMAWGIKVWLNILYLGVVCSALAYILYAFALKRLGSTVVTRFINLVPFFGVLSATILLGEPLSWVKAMSGILAITGVYLVSVGGDIQRAIGI, encoded by the coding sequence GTGCCGGTCATCAATGCACTTGTCCTAGTCTTGCTATTACATAGCAAAATATCCAGCTCACAGTGGGCGGGCATAGTCCTATCTTGTTTCGGTGTTTACGTTGTCACGCAGGCGGATCTGGCGGCCTCCATATCTGGCCATGCAATGCTGGGGAATTTCCTTATTCTCCTTTCATCATGTTCCTGGGTGGCATATACCATCATCAATAAGCCTCTTCTCGACTACTACGATCGGCTCACCCTAAACGCCTATCAGAATGTGATAGGGATCATTTGTCTCATTCCATTCGCTCTTCACGATGGCATGCCCACCATGGCTTGGGGCATCAAAGTTTGGCTCAATATCCTTTACCTCGGCGTAGTGTGTTCAGCGCTTGCCTATATTCTCTATGCATTTGCCCTCAAGCGCCTTGGATCTACAGTAGTTACCAGATTCATCAATCTGGTGCCGTTCTTTGGTGTACTAAGTGCCACCATCCTTCTAGGAGAGCCCCTCTCATGGGTGAAAGCCATGAGTGGCATTCTAGCTATCACCGGAGTGTATCTTGTCAGCGTAGGAGGTGATATTCAACGAGCGATAGGAATATGA
- a CDS encoding acetylxylan esterase: MSTRRFSTQSGWKADPLLVRTLGKRQPHVLYDEEKVPHYILPDPLILSDGVRVTTPEVWYRRRIEILELFRTHIYGRAPVGRPEGMSFEVFDLDHDSLGGRATRKQVRIYFVGQPDGPHMDLLIYLPNDIVRPVPLFLLLNFRGNHTVHPDPAIRITTSWVREGDHHATEETRGIDAPAFPVERILAHGYGLATAYYGEIDPDFHDGFQNGVHRIFDGLFGKKRPPDAWGAIGAWAWGLSRAMDYLETDEGIDRHRVVVLGHSRLGKTALWAGAQDGRFAIVISNNSGCGGAAISRRRFGETIRLINTAFPHWFCENFKRYNDCEDELPVDQHMLIALIAPRPVYVASADEDLWCDPCGEFLSAKAATPVYRLFGTDGLPTEDMPALNTPVMGTMGYHIRSGGHGLTEYDWERYMEFADMHFSRSRGNKA, encoded by the coding sequence ATGTCTACGCGGCGATTTTCCACTCAATCGGGTTGGAAGGCTGACCCATTACTTGTAAGGACTCTTGGTAAAAGGCAACCGCATGTCCTTTATGATGAGGAAAAGGTGCCACATTATATCCTTCCCGATCCTTTGATACTTTCTGATGGTGTAAGAGTCACTACACCAGAGGTTTGGTACAGGAGGCGTATAGAAATCCTCGAGCTATTTCGTACTCATATATATGGGCGAGCGCCTGTTGGTCGACCTGAAGGGATGTCTTTTGAGGTTTTTGACTTAGATCATGATTCGCTTGGTGGAAGAGCAACGCGCAAACAAGTTCGTATTTACTTTGTTGGTCAACCAGATGGTCCTCACATGGATTTGCTTATTTATCTGCCGAATGATATTGTACGCCCTGTCCCTCTTTTTCTTCTCCTGAACTTTCGTGGTAATCATACCGTCCATCCCGATCCTGCCATAAGAATCACCACCAGTTGGGTCCGGGAAGGTGACCATCATGCTACCGAGGAGACGCGTGGGATAGATGCACCGGCGTTCCCAGTGGAAAGAATCCTTGCTCACGGTTATGGACTAGCAACAGCTTACTACGGCGAGATCGATCCTGACTTCCATGATGGTTTTCAGAACGGAGTACATAGGATATTTGATGGACTATTCGGGAAGAAGCGTCCACCGGATGCCTGGGGGGCTATTGGGGCCTGGGCGTGGGGGTTGAGCCGGGCTATGGACTACCTTGAGACAGATGAAGGAATTGATCGTCATCGTGTTGTCGTCTTAGGCCATTCGCGATTAGGAAAGACAGCGCTCTGGGCTGGTGCTCAGGACGGGCGGTTTGCCATTGTCATTTCTAATAATTCCGGCTGTGGCGGAGCCGCCATAAGTCGTAGGCGATTTGGTGAGACAATAAGACTCATTAATACTGCATTTCCTCACTGGTTCTGTGAGAACTTCAAGCGCTATAATGATTGCGAGGATGAACTTCCGGTTGACCAGCATATGCTCATAGCTTTGATTGCTCCACGCCCAGTGTATGTTGCCAGTGCGGATGAGGACTTGTGGTGTGACCCATGCGGAGAGTTTCTTTCTGCAAAGGCGGCAACTCCTGTCTACAGACTGTTTGGAACGGACGGACTTCCTACTGAGGACATGCCTGCACTCAATACTCCTGTCATGGGCACTATGGGCTACCATATACGTTCTGGAGGGCACGGCCTGACCGAGTACGATTGGGAGAGGTATATGGAATTTGCAGATATGCACTTCTCAAGATCAAGAGGGAATAAAGCCTGA